The following are encoded together in the Sediminitomix flava genome:
- the pulA gene encoding type I pullulanase: MKKYLYLITFCLMIGHVSCKKTENKPITYATFSDMPFYEKEDLGVTYNKRATTFKIWSPVAEKVKVIIYNKDIGGTAMEEDFLQQGADGVWFLVWEGDHEGKYYTYQLKVNGKWLDETPGIYAKAVGCNGHRGQIVDLKKTNPKGWSNDKGPVVKSPTDMIIYELHVRDMTIHPSSGSKFPGKYLGLAETGTITPDSSKTGIDHLKELGITHVHILPAFDYKSIDESKLDQPQFNWGYDPQNYNAPEGSYATDPHNGATRIKEFKEMVKAFHENGIGVIMDVVYNHTFDAGKSSFNQEVPKYYYRLNADSTYSDASACGNETASDLPMMRKYMVESIAYWAEEYHIDGFRFDLMGIHDVETMNDIAKKLKSINPSSFVYGEGWTASDSPLPIGERAIKANVPKLVNVAAFSDDMRDGVKGSWSGHKEKGFVSGKSGMDESVKFGIVASTQHEQIDYEKVNYSDTAWANEPTQTINYVSCHDNHTLYDKLKESNEKASEKQIKAMHKLANAIILTSQGVPFLHAGVEMLRTKYGVENSYNSPDSINQIHWDWKETNKDTFDYYKGLIEVRKAHPAFRMPTTAMIQKYLEFIPTKDDLLINYSIDGNANNDKASRILVFYNGSTRSKRVKVPKGKWKVIVNHEAANPDGIKDIKGGTHTINASSALILTQEEESK, translated from the coding sequence ATGAAAAAGTATCTCTACCTAATCACCTTTTGCCTTATGATAGGTCATGTATCCTGTAAGAAAACAGAAAATAAACCCATAACATATGCAACATTTTCAGATATGCCTTTTTATGAAAAAGAGGACTTGGGAGTGACCTACAATAAACGAGCAACGACTTTCAAAATATGGTCTCCTGTAGCCGAAAAAGTAAAGGTTATCATCTATAACAAAGATATTGGAGGGACTGCTATGGAAGAAGATTTTCTTCAACAAGGAGCTGATGGAGTTTGGTTTTTAGTGTGGGAAGGAGATCATGAAGGGAAATATTACACCTACCAGTTGAAAGTGAATGGAAAATGGCTCGATGAAACACCTGGAATCTACGCTAAAGCTGTAGGCTGTAATGGACATAGAGGGCAGATTGTTGACCTAAAGAAAACCAATCCGAAAGGTTGGAGTAACGATAAAGGTCCTGTTGTAAAGTCTCCGACAGATATGATTATTTACGAACTGCATGTCAGAGATATGACGATCCATCCTTCATCGGGAAGTAAATTTCCTGGGAAATATTTAGGTCTAGCAGAAACAGGAACTATTACGCCCGATAGTAGTAAAACAGGAATAGACCATTTGAAAGAATTAGGGATTACACATGTTCATATCCTTCCTGCTTTTGACTATAAGTCTATTGATGAAAGTAAACTAGATCAACCACAATTCAATTGGGGGTATGATCCTCAAAATTATAATGCACCAGAAGGTTCTTATGCTACAGACCCTCATAATGGAGCAACTCGCATCAAAGAATTCAAAGAGATGGTCAAAGCTTTCCATGAAAATGGAATCGGAGTAATCATGGATGTTGTCTACAATCACACTTTTGATGCTGGTAAATCTAGTTTTAACCAAGAAGTACCAAAATATTATTACAGACTAAATGCGGATAGCACTTATTCAGATGCTTCTGCCTGTGGAAATGAAACGGCTTCAGATTTGCCAATGATGCGAAAATACATGGTTGAATCAATCGCTTATTGGGCTGAAGAATATCACATAGATGGTTTCCGTTTTGACCTCATGGGTATTCATGATGTGGAAACAATGAATGATATTGCAAAGAAACTGAAAAGTATAAATCCTTCTAGTTTTGTGTACGGTGAAGGATGGACAGCGTCAGATAGCCCACTTCCAATTGGAGAAAGAGCAATTAAAGCCAATGTACCCAAACTTGTGAATGTAGCTGCCTTCTCAGATGATATGAGAGATGGTGTTAAAGGTTCTTGGTCTGGACATAAAGAAAAGGGCTTTGTTTCTGGCAAAAGTGGAATGGATGAAAGTGTTAAATTCGGAATTGTGGCATCTACCCAACATGAACAGATTGATTATGAAAAAGTAAACTATTCGGATACTGCTTGGGCAAATGAGCCTACACAAACGATTAATTATGTTTCTTGCCATGATAATCATACGCTTTATGACAAGCTCAAAGAATCGAATGAAAAAGCTTCTGAAAAGCAGATAAAAGCAATGCATAAATTAGCTAATGCAATTATTCTGACTTCACAAGGTGTCCCATTTTTACATGCTGGAGTAGAAATGCTTCGTACAAAATATGGTGTTGAAAATTCCTATAACAGTCCTGATTCTATCAATCAGATTCATTGGGACTGGAAAGAAACGAATAAAGACACATTCGATTACTACAAAGGTCTGATTGAAGTTCGTAAAGCACATCCTGCTTTCAGAATGCCGACTACAGCTATGATTCAGAAATATCTGGAGTTTATTCCGACAAAAGATGATTTACTAATCAATTATAGCATTGATGGAAATGCCAACAATGACAAGGCTAGTCGTATTTTGGTTTTCTATAATGGCTCTACACGTTCAAAAAGGGTGAAAGTACCTAAAGGAAAGTGGAAAGTAATTGTAAACCATGAAGCAGCGAATCCTGATGGAATAAAAGATATAAAAGGAGGAACGCATACCATAAATGCTAGTTCGGCTCTAATATTAACACAAGAAGAAGAGTCAAAATAA
- a CDS encoding Dps family protein, whose amino-acid sequence MKGLNLIGLNTKKTAELSEKLNNLLANFQVYYQNLRGVHWNIKGPHFFELHVKFEELYTEAHTNVDDIAERILTLGHSPLHTYKDYIKIAEVKVGKDITGDVKAVELILGNLQTLLQLERATIEVAAEMGDEGTVSLISDLITSQEKMVWMFSAWLNKA is encoded by the coding sequence ATGAAAGGATTAAACCTGATTGGACTAAACACGAAGAAGACTGCAGAGCTAAGTGAAAAATTGAATAACTTACTTGCAAATTTTCAAGTATACTACCAAAACTTAAGAGGTGTTCATTGGAATATTAAAGGCCCTCACTTCTTCGAGTTACACGTAAAGTTTGAAGAACTATATACTGAAGCCCATACAAATGTTGATGACATTGCTGAGCGTATCCTTACACTAGGACATTCTCCTTTGCATACTTATAAAGACTACATCAAAATTGCGGAAGTAAAAGTAGGTAAAGATATTACTGGGGATGTAAAAGCTGTAGAGCTAATCTTAGGAAACCTTCAAACACTACTTCAGCTAGAAAGAGCTACTATTGAGGTAGCTGCTGAAATGGGTGATGAGGGTACTGTTTCTCTTATCAGTGACTTGATCACTTCTCAAGAGAAAATGGTATGGATGTTCTCTGCTTGGTTGAATAAAGCATAA
- a CDS encoding SDR family oxidoreductase yields the protein MNKTVLITGSSSGFGKLAAKTFQREGWNVIATMRSPEKENELNQLENVLVSRLDVTNQESVTQAVNEGIEKFGKIDVLVNNAGYGGHSFLEQFSEEQIYDMFETNVFGVMRVCREVLPHMRKQKSGTVINITSMAGYMGLTLTSTYSASKWAVEGLTESMAMEYRPFGIQVKAIAPGAFGTNFVNASDNNFEGGDDEIRESATKIGAHFHTVVAQMQKQSGQVADPQEVADKIYECATTETPVHNIVGADAEMLKGMIDSMPRQQFIEKLDELLLPKA from the coding sequence ATGAATAAGACAGTTTTAATCACAGGATCAAGCTCAGGATTTGGTAAACTAGCTGCTAAAACATTTCAGCGTGAAGGATGGAATGTAATTGCTACTATGCGTTCCCCTGAAAAAGAAAATGAACTCAATCAATTAGAAAATGTACTTGTAAGTCGCCTTGATGTCACCAACCAAGAAAGTGTAACACAGGCCGTCAATGAAGGAATTGAAAAATTCGGAAAAATCGATGTACTCGTTAACAATGCTGGCTACGGCGGACACTCTTTCTTAGAGCAATTTTCCGAAGAACAAATTTACGACATGTTTGAAACCAATGTATTTGGTGTCATGCGTGTTTGCCGTGAAGTATTGCCACATATGCGTAAACAAAAGAGTGGTACAGTCATCAATATCACTTCAATGGCAGGATATATGGGCTTGACCTTAACTTCTACTTATTCGGCTTCCAAATGGGCTGTAGAAGGTCTTACAGAATCTATGGCTATGGAATACAGACCTTTTGGTATTCAAGTAAAAGCAATTGCTCCGGGAGCTTTCGGGACAAACTTTGTAAATGCTAGTGACAATAACTTTGAAGGCGGCGATGATGAAATCAGAGAAAGTGCGACCAAAATTGGCGCTCATTTTCACACTGTAGTAGCACAAATGCAAAAACAAAGTGGTCAGGTAGCCGATCCTCAAGAAGTAGCAGATAAAATCTATGAATGTGCTACAACAGAAACTCCTGTACACAACATTGTAGGAGCCGATGCAGAAATGCTCAAAGGTATGATAGACTCAATGCCACGTCAGCAATTCATTGAGAAGCTAGATGAGCTATTATTACCAAAAGCATAA
- a CDS encoding SDR family NAD(P)-dependent oxidoreductase yields MANKNVIWCDKKTLEKDLSGNIYIVTGANSGVGLETTKQLVKQGAHVIMACRRVDDGEEKAKAFSDAKGSYEVMKVDFADLQSIRKFSEQFLNKHDHLNGLMCNAGAIFQDKEAKYTKDGLEMSIGVSYFGHFLLTELLLDILKKSAPARVGILSSVGHAGSPKNRYKIHFDDIDWKKRKYNGIDAYCEAKVAANLYAMELAERLKDTGVSTASIHPGWARSNFGGNGLMMKAVRIVLSPFQNYITNSNEESAQTSLHCLLSDDAPKHSGAYFSQHSVLYRDKECRKGGWPMTSPNPHARDMDDAKKLVALSRKLTGLEN; encoded by the coding sequence ATGGCAAACAAGAATGTAATTTGGTGTGATAAAAAAACACTTGAAAAAGATCTTAGCGGAAATATTTACATCGTTACAGGTGCAAATTCTGGAGTAGGATTAGAAACAACCAAGCAATTGGTCAAACAAGGAGCGCATGTAATAATGGCATGCAGAAGAGTAGATGACGGCGAAGAAAAAGCAAAAGCTTTTAGCGATGCAAAAGGAAGCTATGAGGTCATGAAGGTGGATTTTGCCGATTTACAATCTATCCGAAAGTTTAGTGAACAATTCCTGAATAAACATGACCACCTCAATGGGCTGATGTGTAATGCTGGAGCTATTTTTCAAGACAAAGAAGCTAAATACACCAAAGACGGCCTTGAAATGTCTATAGGTGTTAGTTATTTCGGTCACTTCCTTCTAACTGAACTGCTATTAGATATTCTGAAAAAAAGCGCCCCTGCCAGAGTCGGAATATTATCTTCTGTAGGACATGCAGGTAGCCCTAAAAATAGATACAAAATCCATTTCGACGACATTGATTGGAAAAAGCGTAAATACAATGGAATTGACGCTTACTGTGAAGCAAAAGTAGCCGCAAACCTTTATGCTATGGAATTGGCCGAAAGACTAAAAGATACTGGCGTTTCTACGGCATCGATTCACCCAGGTTGGGCCAGAAGTAATTTTGGAGGAAATGGCTTAATGATGAAAGCAGTAAGAATCGTTCTATCTCCCTTCCAAAACTACATTACAAATAGTAATGAAGAATCCGCACAAACCTCTCTCCATTGTCTATTGTCAGATGATGCACCAAAGCATTCAGGAGCCTATTTTAGCCAACACAGTGTGCTTTATCGAGATAAGGAGTGTCGAAAAGGAGGTTGGCCAATGACCTCTCCCAATCCGCATGCAAGAGATATGGACGATGCTAAAAAACTCGTCGCATTAAGCCGAAAACTTACGGGCTTAGAAAATTAA
- a CDS encoding alpha/beta hydrolase, which translates to MFGKAISDLMIKPGKSPVFETPDQFGLDYEDVTFKTSDGVTLSGWLVKGSTDKVIIQSHFGVQCSRCGFTQEGKGMMKNALWTSDIHFLNQAKYLVEEGYSLLMYDLRNHGNSGKGKTPWVTWGLEERKDVVAAVNFISNHEQYSDASIGLLSICMGAASSTFAFGLEAELKANPKVKTMIAVQPLTYDYFVKALGLPSFLVNSGNKYNKKERNVSLTGDSFLPYVKDISVPTLVIQNQNDPMTNLDMVQQYFDSLTVEKEMLILDLEKKRGAAYDWLGKNPEKIRTWFGKYL; encoded by the coding sequence ATGTTTGGAAAAGCAATCTCAGATCTAATGATCAAACCCGGAAAATCACCTGTTTTTGAAACGCCTGATCAATTCGGATTAGACTACGAAGATGTAACTTTCAAAACAAGTGATGGCGTTACACTCTCAGGATGGCTGGTCAAGGGAAGCACAGACAAAGTCATCATCCAATCTCATTTTGGAGTACAATGCTCTCGCTGTGGATTTACGCAAGAAGGGAAAGGAATGATGAAAAATGCCCTTTGGACAAGCGATATTCATTTCTTGAACCAAGCCAAATACCTAGTAGAAGAGGGTTATTCTCTCTTGATGTATGACCTGAGAAATCATGGCAATAGTGGCAAAGGAAAAACACCTTGGGTCACTTGGGGCTTAGAAGAACGAAAAGATGTAGTAGCTGCTGTCAACTTCATTTCTAATCATGAGCAATATAGTGATGCCTCCATCGGACTTTTGAGTATCTGCATGGGAGCAGCATCTAGTACTTTTGCCTTTGGTTTGGAAGCAGAACTAAAAGCCAATCCAAAAGTCAAAACTATGATAGCCGTACAACCGCTTACATATGATTACTTTGTAAAAGCATTGGGTCTACCTTCATTCTTGGTCAATAGTGGTAACAAATACAACAAAAAAGAACGAAATGTAAGTCTTACCGGAGACTCTTTCTTGCCATATGTCAAAGATATTTCTGTTCCGACTTTAGTCATTCAAAATCAAAACGACCCGATGACAAATCTTGATATGGTCCAACAATATTTTGATAGCTTAACCGTCGAAAAAGAAATGTTGATATTAGACCTTGAAAAGAAAAGAGGAGCGGCCTATGATTGGCTAGGAAAAAATCCAGAAAAGATACGCACTTGGTTTGGAAAGTATCTGTAA
- a CDS encoding SRPBCC domain-containing protein — protein sequence MDLLKSKWMLFIGLFFAVIIVLFLIGRKSANAEVFINAKPDKVWGILMNTAKYKDWNTVMIPLKGDLKEGNTVTYEFHQDEKNKYEIPSKVKKIETNKLLNQGGGMSGILTFDHKYILEEKDGGTKLTIHEDYRGIGVPFWSPKAVEKAYQRLAEDLKKAAE from the coding sequence ATGGATCTTCTAAAATCAAAATGGATGTTATTTATTGGTCTATTCTTCGCTGTCATCATTGTTCTCTTTCTCATAGGGAGAAAATCGGCAAATGCTGAAGTTTTCATCAATGCCAAGCCCGATAAAGTTTGGGGCATACTCATGAATACTGCCAAGTATAAAGATTGGAACACCGTCATGATTCCGCTAAAAGGAGACTTGAAAGAAGGAAATACAGTTACCTATGAATTCCACCAAGATGAAAAAAATAAATATGAAATTCCTTCAAAAGTCAAAAAAATTGAGACCAATAAACTACTCAACCAAGGCGGTGGGATGTCTGGAATCCTCACTTTTGACCATAAATATATTTTAGAAGAAAAAGATGGAGGTACAAAGCTCACTATCCATGAAGATTATAGAGGAATTGGGGTTCCATTTTGGAGTCCGAAGGCCGTTGAGAAAGCCTACCAAAGACTCGCCGAAGATCTCAAAAAAGCTGCTGAATAA
- a CDS encoding helix-turn-helix domain-containing protein — protein MGNIIEIETVTQIHDALGLEKPKHPLITVIPMRALSNYNYGDATYVLDLYQISLKRGIQGSITYGRNKYDFQEGTMIFSKPFQSMTYDENEGVESEEGWSLFFHPDLIRKSALGQQIDNYSFFSYDVHEALHLSEIERRSLTELVLKIEDEYNQNIDRHSQELIIANIEMILRYCTRYFDRQFYTRTNLNKDAISQFEQLLKEYYQSEKQLDLGVPNVKYCATELNMSSHYLSDLLRKETGKSAQEHIYNFLLNRAKTMLLGSQNSVSQIAYDLGFEYPQHFSKLFKSKTGMSPAQYRTVD, from the coding sequence ATGGGAAATATCATAGAAATAGAAACTGTCACACAGATCCATGATGCTTTGGGCTTAGAAAAACCAAAACATCCGCTCATCACAGTCATTCCTATGAGAGCACTCTCAAATTACAACTACGGTGATGCCACGTATGTGCTAGATTTGTATCAAATCAGTTTGAAAAGAGGTATACAAGGTTCTATAACCTATGGAAGAAACAAATATGATTTTCAAGAAGGAACCATGATTTTCTCCAAACCTTTTCAATCTATGACTTACGATGAAAATGAAGGAGTCGAAAGTGAAGAAGGTTGGTCATTATTCTTTCATCCAGACCTCATTCGGAAATCTGCACTAGGACAACAAATTGATAATTATTCCTTCTTTTCCTATGATGTTCATGAAGCGCTTCACCTTTCAGAAATTGAACGAAGAAGCTTAACAGAACTCGTACTTAAAATTGAGGATGAATACAATCAAAACATTGATAGGCATAGTCAAGAATTAATCATTGCCAACATAGAAATGATATTGAGATACTGTACCCGATATTTTGATCGACAGTTTTATACCCGTACCAACCTCAATAAAGATGCTATTTCACAATTTGAACAATTGCTAAAGGAATATTATCAGTCAGAAAAGCAGCTAGATTTAGGTGTCCCAAATGTAAAATACTGTGCAACAGAATTGAATATGTCTTCGCATTACCTTAGTGATCTTTTGAGAAAGGAAACAGGTAAAAGTGCTCAAGAACATATTTATAATTTCTTGCTCAATCGCGCTAAAACTATGTTACTGGGTTCTCAAAATTCTGTAAGTCAGATTGCATATGATTTGGGCTTCGAGTACCCTCAACATTTCAGTAAACTTTTCAAATCAAAAACAGGCATGAGTCCTGCTCAATACAGAACTGTCGATTGA
- a CDS encoding FAD-dependent oxidoreductase: MKKQRIIVVGGLSAGPSAAAKARRVNEDAEIILFEKTANISYATCGIPYALSGKIKDRDKLMVVKPALLENRFGIEVKLNEAVNEIIPEEKKVLTAKGEYHYDKLIFATGGHSILPPIENLDKTDNWAFAKTIEDFDRVYTSGVLEKVNKITIVGAGLIGLETAENLLLKGKQVTVVEAGPQILGPWDSKFATMGQKVLTEGGVDLKLNTMVQSIDPETQNINLSDGTVLESEYMIIGISVRPNTEMLTAKGAEYIGNGALVVNERMETTLPDIYAAGDCASIPNQITDEHAWFPLGTHSNKGGRTAGANAAGGNETFKGAYGTTIMQLFDYTIARTGMGPKALKAKNMPFHSTLIISGTTPGFYPDPKDMVLEIYFDPTTKRIYGAEGFGERGVDKRIDVLATAIYAKLTIEDLPNIDFAYAPPYSPAKDPVAVAGYVAANSMNGKHKEVSVTEAAEIFGNGSDIQILDVRNPKELEMKGKVENSINIPLDQLRERMEELDPAKPTYVYCAKGLRGYLASLILTHNGFEDVSNIAGGFTMWDAVNN; encoded by the coding sequence ATGAAAAAGCAAAGAATCATAGTCGTAGGTGGACTTTCAGCAGGACCTTCAGCAGCTGCAAAAGCAAGAAGAGTAAATGAAGATGCTGAAATTATTCTTTTTGAAAAAACAGCAAATATCAGTTATGCCACTTGTGGTATTCCTTATGCACTTTCAGGAAAAATTAAAGACAGAGATAAATTGATGGTTGTAAAGCCTGCATTGCTTGAAAACCGTTTTGGCATAGAGGTGAAGTTGAATGAAGCAGTAAACGAAATTATTCCTGAAGAGAAAAAAGTGCTTACTGCAAAAGGAGAATACCATTACGATAAATTGATTTTTGCTACAGGAGGACATTCTATACTTCCTCCAATCGAGAATCTTGATAAAACAGACAATTGGGCATTTGCCAAGACAATCGAAGATTTTGATAGAGTTTATACTTCAGGTGTTCTTGAAAAAGTAAATAAAATCACGATTGTAGGGGCTGGTCTTATAGGACTTGAAACAGCTGAAAACTTATTATTGAAAGGAAAACAAGTAACTGTTGTTGAAGCAGGTCCTCAAATATTAGGTCCTTGGGATAGCAAGTTTGCTACTATGGGACAAAAGGTTCTTACAGAAGGTGGTGTAGACCTAAAATTGAATACAATGGTTCAAAGTATTGACCCAGAAACTCAAAACATCAATTTGAGTGATGGAACTGTACTTGAATCTGAATATATGATTATCGGAATTAGCGTACGTCCTAACACAGAGATGCTAACGGCTAAAGGTGCTGAATATATTGGAAATGGCGCATTAGTGGTGAATGAGCGTATGGAAACAACGCTTCCAGATATCTATGCGGCAGGTGACTGTGCGAGTATTCCGAACCAAATCACAGACGAACATGCTTGGTTCCCATTAGGAACTCACTCCAACAAAGGAGGGCGAACAGCTGGTGCAAATGCGGCTGGTGGCAACGAGACTTTCAAAGGAGCCTATGGAACGACTATCATGCAATTGTTTGACTATACGATTGCTAGAACAGGTATGGGACCAAAGGCACTAAAAGCGAAAAATATGCCTTTCCATTCTACGCTAATCATCAGTGGAACAACACCAGGTTTTTATCCAGATCCTAAAGATATGGTCTTGGAAATTTACTTTGACCCGACAACCAAAAGAATTTATGGTGCAGAAGGTTTCGGTGAAAGAGGTGTCGATAAACGTATTGATGTACTTGCTACAGCAATCTATGCGAAATTGACCATTGAAGATCTTCCAAATATTGATTTCGCTTATGCGCCTCCTTATTCTCCAGCAAAAGACCCTGTGGCAGTAGCTGGCTATGTGGCAGCAAATAGCATGAATGGTAAGCACAAAGAAGTTTCAGTAACTGAAGCTGCAGAAATCTTTGGTAATGGTAGTGATATCCAAATCTTGGATGTGCGTAATCCGAAAGAACTAGAGATGAAAGGCAAAGTAGAAAACTCTATCAATATTCCTCTAGATCAATTGAGAGAACGCATGGAAGAGCTTGACCCAGCTAAACCAACTTATGTTTATTGTGCAAAAGGACTTAGAGGGTATTTAGCTTCTCTAATACTTACTCACAATGGTTTTGAGGATGTATCAAACATTGCTGGTGGATTCACGATGTGGGATGCTGTCAATAATTAA
- the hemB gene encoding porphobilinogen synthase, which yields MLNIRRPRRNRKSAAIRDMVAENSVSVNDLIYPLFLIEGDGEEKVEVSSMPGIFRHTLRSLLKEIEESLALGIRTFCLFPAIDDAKKDKMATESWNHEGLYLTAIREMKTKFPEACIMTDVAMDPYSSDGHDGIVKDGEILNDETLEVLGKMAVAQAEAGADIIGPSDMMDGRIGYIREALDENGFTNVSIMSYTAKYASAFYGPFRDALDSAPKSGDKKTYQMDPANVTEAMIEAELDYQEGADFMMVKPGLPYLDVIRALKESFDIPITAYNVSGEYAMIKAAAEKGWLDGEKCMVEMLLSFKRAGADAILTYFAKEFAQLQQK from the coding sequence ATGTTAAATATACGCAGACCAAGAAGAAATCGTAAATCAGCAGCTATTCGTGATATGGTTGCAGAAAATAGCGTTTCGGTAAATGACCTAATTTATCCGCTATTCTTGATTGAAGGAGATGGCGAAGAAAAAGTAGAAGTAAGCTCGATGCCAGGTATTTTTCGTCATACCCTAAGAAGCTTATTGAAAGAAATCGAAGAGTCTTTAGCCTTAGGTATCCGTACATTTTGTCTTTTCCCTGCCATCGATGATGCAAAGAAAGATAAAATGGCAACTGAAAGCTGGAATCATGAAGGACTTTACCTTACAGCAATCAGAGAGATGAAAACAAAGTTTCCAGAAGCTTGTATCATGACAGATGTGGCTATGGATCCATATAGTTCAGACGGTCATGATGGAATCGTAAAAGACGGTGAAATCTTAAATGATGAAACGCTTGAAGTTCTAGGTAAAATGGCTGTAGCACAAGCGGAAGCTGGAGCCGATATCATCGGACCTTCAGATATGATGGACGGTAGAATTGGCTACATCAGAGAAGCACTAGACGAAAATGGCTTCACAAATGTATCGATCATGTCTTATACTGCTAAGTATGCTAGTGCATTCTATGGACCTTTCCGTGATGCCTTAGACTCAGCTCCAAAATCAGGAGATAAAAAGACGTACCAGATGGACCCTGCCAATGTAACTGAAGCTATGATTGAGGCTGAATTGGACTATCAAGAAGGAGCAGACTTCATGATGGTAAAACCAGGACTCCCATATTTGGATGTAATCAGAGCATTGAAAGAGAGTTTCGATATTCCGATCACAGCTTACAACGTGAGTGGCGAATATGCAATGATTAAAGCTGCAGCTGAAAAAGGTTGGTTAGACGGTGAAAAATGTATGGTAGAAATGCTTTTGAGCTTTAAGAGAGCTGGAGCAGATGCTATTCTTACTTACTTCGCAAAAGAGTTTGCCCAACTCCAACAAAAGTAA
- a CDS encoding lysylphosphatidylglycerol synthase transmembrane domain-containing protein has product MDQKSEKMLKELSPRKIVIPILVGLAVMVYLFYSSSKDISAEDFEKIKENIINVNIWWVIFAVLVLFLRDFGYMYRIRNLTHKHLNWVASFYVIILWEFASAVTPSVVGGTAVAVFILNKEKIPFGKSIAYVMLTAVLDNLFFVVASTLVILFMGTDIFPDNNHSMMLMGYQLNLEQIFLVSVSLIAIYTLFMGGALFFAPKAFKRILIGLTSLPFLTRWRESAVQSGNDMIIASEQLRGQKISYWLKAVISTLVIWSARYLMLNCLINAFLHVDLTQGNWDDWYQQAIIFARQIIMWIVMLISPTPGSSGTAEYFFQSFFDEFFTAPGLVLVVALFWRLFTYYAYLIFGAIVLPNWVKRVFYKKRTS; this is encoded by the coding sequence ATGGATCAGAAATCTGAGAAAATGCTCAAAGAGTTGAGCCCTCGTAAAATTGTCATTCCTATTTTAGTGGGGCTTGCAGTGATGGTGTATCTATTTTATAGCAGTTCAAAAGACATCTCCGCTGAAGATTTTGAAAAGATTAAAGAGAATATCATCAATGTGAATATTTGGTGGGTCATTTTTGCCGTTTTAGTCCTATTCCTCAGAGACTTTGGCTATATGTACCGAATCCGTAATCTCACCCACAAGCACCTCAATTGGGTCGCTAGTTTTTATGTCATCATTCTATGGGAATTTGCTTCTGCTGTCACTCCTTCCGTTGTTGGAGGTACTGCTGTCGCTGTTTTCATTCTTAATAAAGAGAAAATTCCTTTCGGAAAATCAATCGCTTATGTCATGCTCACTGCAGTGCTTGACAACCTCTTTTTTGTTGTAGCCTCTACTTTGGTCATACTATTTATGGGAACAGATATTTTCCCAGATAATAATCATAGTATGATGCTTATGGGTTATCAATTGAATTTAGAGCAGATTTTCTTAGTTAGTGTGTCTCTTATCGCCATCTATACCCTATTTATGGGTGGAGCACTTTTCTTTGCACCAAAAGCATTCAAACGTATTTTGATTGGTCTTACCTCTTTGCCATTTCTGACAAGATGGAGAGAAAGTGCTGTTCAGAGTGGAAATGACATGATTATCGCATCGGAACAACTGAGAGGACAAAAAATAAGCTATTGGTTAAAAGCAGTGATTTCTACTTTAGTGATTTGGTCTGCTCGTTATTTGATGCTGAATTGCCTTATCAATGCATTCTTACACGTAGACCTCACTCAAGGAAACTGGGATGATTGGTATCAACAAGCCATTATATTTGCTCGTCAAATAATCATGTGGATTGTGATGCTGATTTCGCCTACGCCTGGTAGCTCTGGTACTGCTGAATATTTCTTCCAAAGTTTCTTTGATGAGTTCTTCACAGCTCCTGGTTTAGTACTTGTCGTGGCTCTATTCTGGCGTCTGTTTACATACTATGCATATCTGATCTTCGGTGCTATTGTTCTTCCGAATTGGGTAAAAAGGGTGTTTTATAAAAAACGCACTTCCTAA
- a CDS encoding DUF3467 domain-containing protein, producing the protein MENDPNKDKQNQINIELSEEVAEGVYANLAMIAHSNSEFVLDFIRLMPGVPKAKVKSRVILTPEHAKRLLGALQDNLKKYEEQFGPVKGTQEAPKFPMNFGGTMGEA; encoded by the coding sequence ATGGAAAACGATCCAAATAAAGATAAGCAGAACCAAATCAATATAGAACTTTCTGAAGAAGTAGCTGAAGGAGTATATGCAAACCTTGCAATGATTGCACACTCAAACAGTGAATTTGTATTAGATTTTATCCGCTTGATGCCAGGTGTACCAAAGGCAAAAGTAAAGTCTAGAGTAATCTTGACTCCAGAACATGCGAAAAGACTTTTGGGAGCTTTACAAGATAATCTTAAGAAGTATGAAGAGCAGTTTGGGCCTGTAAAAGGGACACAAGAAGCACCTAAGTTTCCCATGAATTTTGGTGGAACAATGGGAGAAGCATAA